Proteins encoded together in one Schistocerca americana isolate TAMUIC-IGC-003095 chromosome 8, iqSchAmer2.1, whole genome shotgun sequence window:
- the LOC124545036 gene encoding uncharacterized protein LOC124545036: MFKLAALALLVVAAASAVPVMVEERSSQMDPGTGAAVTSTVMQQRSGGNFAYTVHESRQYPGPLVPAPIVPAVQAPVVPLQVPGLQYALPQAIVPGAAAPAVIAAPYGHLPIQKI; the protein is encoded by the exons ATGTTCAAG CTCGCCGCCCTCGCGCTGCTGGTGGTGGCCGCCGCCTCGGCGGTGCCGGTCATGGTGGAGGAGCGCTCGTCGCAGATGGACCCGGGCACGGGCGCGGCCGTGACGTCGACGGTGATGCAGCAGCGCTCCGGCGGCAACTTCGCGTACACGGTGCACGAGTCGCGCCAGTACCCGGGCCCGCTGGTGCCGGCGCCCATCGTGCCCGCCGTGCAGGCGCCCGTGGTGCCGCTGCAGGTGCCCGGCCTGCAGTACGCGCTGCCGCAGGCCATCGTGCccggcgccgccgcccccgccgtcatCGCCGCCCCGTACGGACACCTGCCCATCCAGAAGATCTAG